The following proteins are co-located in the Anomalospiza imberbis isolate Cuckoo-Finch-1a 21T00152 chromosome Z, ASM3175350v1, whole genome shotgun sequence genome:
- the LOC137465071 gene encoding sushi, nidogen and EGF-like domain-containing protein 1 isoform X2 — MSPSGVFFLLILGSMVDTKTSSEKDVDNVLGGEIFYRQTTDLALLEDIIQHITQYFPKSPFTATWALVATWDHLAYYGSTSEKSNTFQAVLTTDSKMFYIILNYGDIQWTTGAASDGDAETGLGGTPAHTGFNSGGDTSFYNIPGSQTDAIINITTTSNIKVPGCWVF; from the exons ATGTCACCCTCTGGTGTTTTCTTCCTCCTGATTTTAG GTTCCATGGTGGACACCAAAACCTCATCTGAAAAAG ATGTGGACAACGTGCTGGGTGGGGAAATCTTCTACCGCCAGACCACCgacctggctctgctggaggaCATCATCCAGCACATAACCCAGTACTTCCCCAAAAGCCCCTTCACCGCCACCTGGGCCTTAGTGGCCACCTGGGACCATTTGGCCTATTATGGCTCCACCTCTGAAAAG AGCAACACCTTCCAGGCTGTGCTGACCACTGACTCCAAGATGTTCTACATCATCCTCAACTACGGGGACATCCAGTGGACTACAGGGGCAGCAAGTGATGGAGATGCTGAAACAGGACTTGGGGGCACCCCAGCACAT ACAGGATTCAATAGTGGTGGTGACACCAGTTTCTACAACATTCCTGGATCCCAAACCGATGCCATCATCAACATCACCACCACCTCCAACATCAAGGTCCCAGGATGCTGGGTCTTTTGA
- the LOC137465071 gene encoding sushi, nidogen and EGF-like domain-containing protein 1 isoform X1 encodes MHGEVELLSISGCAQSLPSVPGSMVDTKTSSEKGSLLYPYGLHQGDKTNPKLNDGTSEVIALSVPFTLYGKTYQTVFVNNNGVISFDEPVRQYTPNPFSLVDGYHFVTPFWADVDNVLGGEIFYRQTTDLALLEDIIQHITQYFPKSPFTATWALVATWDHLAYYGSTSEKSNTFQAVLTTDSKMFYIILNYGDIQWTTGAASDGDAETGLGGTPAHTGFNSGGDTSFYNIPGSQTDAIINITTTSNIKVPGCWVF; translated from the exons ATGCATGGGGAAGTGGAGCTACTGTCAATATCAGGATGTGCTCAAAGCCTTCCATCTGTTCCAG GTTCCATGGTGGACACCAAAACCTCATCTGAAAAAG GATCCCTGCTCTATCCCTATGGGCTGCACCAGGGGGATAAAACCAACCCCAAACTCAACGATGGGACATCTGAGGTGATCGCCCTCTCTGTTCCCTTCACCTTATATGGCAAAACCTACCAAACCGTGTTT GTGAACAACAATGGGGTGATCTCCTTTGACGAGCCTGTCAGACAATACACACCCAACCCCTTCTCTCTGGTGGACGGGTACCATTTCGTGACTCCATTCTGGGCAGATGTGGACAACGTGCTGGGTGGGGAAATCTTCTACCGCCAGACCACCgacctggctctgctggaggaCATCATCCAGCACATAACCCAGTACTTCCCCAAAAGCCCCTTCACCGCCACCTGGGCCTTAGTGGCCACCTGGGACCATTTGGCCTATTATGGCTCCACCTCTGAAAAG AGCAACACCTTCCAGGCTGTGCTGACCACTGACTCCAAGATGTTCTACATCATCCTCAACTACGGGGACATCCAGTGGACTACAGGGGCAGCAAGTGATGGAGATGCTGAAACAGGACTTGGGGGCACCCCAGCACAT ACAGGATTCAATAGTGGTGGTGACACCAGTTTCTACAACATTCCTGGATCCCAAACCGATGCCATCATCAACATCACCACCACCTCCAACATCAAGGTCCCAGGATGCTGGGTCTTTTGA